The Candidatus Roseilinea sp. genome contains a region encoding:
- a CDS encoding glutathione synthase, translating to MKKIGVIVGREWSWPPAFIEEVNERNEGVVAEYAKLGGTRMNEPCPYAVIVDRISHEVPYYRSYLKNAVLQGTYVVNNPFMWTADDKFFEASLATKLGIHSPKTVVLPNKDYVPGIVHNESLRNLMYPIPWAEHVDYLGGFPLVLKDAHGGGWKGVFVVHSMDELFARYNESGLLTMVLQEFIRWENYLRCMCIGQEHVYVAKYDPVNRRYLKHDLTPEMHERVVRESLMLVRALGYDMNTIEWAIRDGVPYAIDFMNPAPDMDINSCGYEYHRWCVERMADMCIALAKSPRPQPTPYRA from the coding sequence ATGAAAAAGATCGGAGTGATCGTAGGCCGCGAATGGTCGTGGCCGCCAGCGTTCATTGAAGAGGTGAACGAGCGCAACGAGGGTGTGGTTGCCGAATACGCTAAGCTAGGCGGCACGCGCATGAACGAGCCGTGCCCCTACGCAGTCATTGTGGATCGCATCTCGCATGAGGTGCCGTATTACCGCTCCTACCTCAAGAATGCCGTGTTGCAGGGCACGTATGTCGTCAATAACCCTTTCATGTGGACGGCCGACGACAAGTTCTTCGAGGCGTCGCTGGCCACGAAGTTGGGCATCCACAGCCCAAAGACCGTGGTGCTGCCGAACAAAGACTACGTGCCGGGCATCGTGCACAACGAGAGCCTGCGCAACTTGATGTATCCCATCCCTTGGGCTGAGCACGTGGACTACCTGGGCGGCTTTCCGTTGGTGCTGAAGGATGCGCACGGCGGCGGTTGGAAGGGGGTGTTCGTTGTGCACTCGATGGATGAGCTGTTCGCACGCTACAACGAGAGCGGCCTGCTCACCATGGTGCTGCAAGAGTTCATCCGTTGGGAGAACTACTTGCGCTGCATGTGCATCGGGCAAGAGCACGTCTATGTCGCCAAATACGACCCGGTGAACCGCCGTTATCTCAAGCACGACCTGACGCCGGAGATGCACGAACGCGTCGTGCGCGAATCGCTGATGTTGGTGCGCGCGTTGGGCTATGACATGAACACGATCGAGTGGGCCATTCGCGACGGCGTGCCCTATGCGATTGACTTCATGAATCCTGCGCCGGACATGGACATCAACTCCTGTGGCTACGAGTATCACCGCTGGTGTGTGGAGAGAATGGCCGACATGTGCATCGCGCTGGCCAAGTCACCCCGCCCGCAGCCAACGCCGTATCGGGCGTGA
- a CDS encoding GHMP kinase, whose protein sequence is MATHIPRSFKEIAGFMHAAHDDILDALSRHGITFPDYPTFDQPGNPRGIAAAKAHPMQGILKYHGLADWEWRIAFLPSISVTNDAAYSITLVEFDPDLAEDEAIIGGQRATGRDLERVKHSLNAVRNIAAVRSHARVRSRNVVAGGALRAGKGLGTSASGSAALAMAAIAAAFGADAVQNWRFVSAMSRLLAGSGCRAATGGVSLWMSYPGIAHEDSFAVRLDTRGQLASMRLITVPLDSRIGLKTESAHADAPNSPLFRCWMRNRRDEVLRCIEAVMAGDWLTVAQMAEADSITLHAVTMTGGVERKLFAWEPENITLFRACDALRAEGVPVYFSTDTGPTTVLLTDAPHAAQVLAHVRALGFDAVEGNIAPGAQLVDVESAREALES, encoded by the coding sequence ATGGCGACACATATCCCGCGCAGCTTCAAAGAGATCGCCGGCTTCATGCACGCGGCGCACGATGACATTCTCGATGCGCTGAGCCGGCACGGCATCACCTTCCCCGACTATCCGACCTTCGACCAACCGGGCAACCCGCGCGGCATCGCTGCGGCCAAGGCGCACCCGATGCAAGGCATCCTGAAGTACCACGGCCTGGCCGACTGGGAATGGCGCATCGCCTTTCTGCCCAGCATCAGCGTCACCAACGACGCGGCCTACTCGATCACGCTGGTCGAGTTCGATCCCGACCTGGCGGAGGACGAAGCGATCATCGGCGGGCAGCGCGCGACCGGCCGTGATCTGGAGCGGGTGAAGCATAGCCTGAACGCTGTGCGCAACATTGCGGCCGTCCGGAGCCACGCGCGCGTGCGGTCGCGCAACGTGGTGGCCGGCGGCGCGTTGCGCGCGGGCAAAGGGCTGGGCACCAGCGCCAGCGGCTCGGCAGCGCTGGCCATGGCAGCGATCGCCGCGGCATTTGGCGCAGACGCAGTGCAAAACTGGCGCTTCGTCAGCGCCATGTCGCGCTTGTTGGCCGGCAGCGGCTGCCGCGCCGCCACCGGCGGCGTCTCCCTGTGGATGTCCTATCCCGGCATTGCCCACGAGGATAGCTTCGCCGTCCGGCTGGATACGCGCGGCCAATTGGCGAGCATGCGCCTGATCACCGTGCCGCTCGATTCGCGCATCGGCCTGAAAACCGAAAGCGCTCATGCCGACGCGCCCAACAGCCCGCTCTTCAGATGCTGGATGCGCAACCGGCGCGACGAAGTGCTGCGTTGCATCGAGGCGGTGATGGCCGGGGATTGGCTGACGGTCGCGCAGATGGCCGAGGCCGACAGCATCACGTTGCACGCGGTGACGATGACCGGCGGCGTCGAGCGCAAATTGTTCGCCTGGGAGCCGGAGAACATCACCCTGTTCCGCGCCTGCGATGCGCTGCGCGCCGAAGGCGTGCCGGTCTACTTTTCAACCGACACCGGCCCGACGACCGTGCTGCTGACGGATGCGCCGCATGCGGCGCAGGTGCTCGCCCACGTGCGCGCGCTGGGCTTTGACGCCGTTGAGGGCAACATTGCGCCGGGCGCGCAGTTAGTGGATGTGGAATCGGCGCGGGAAGCGCTGGAGTCGTGA
- a CDS encoding putative glutamate--cysteine ligase 2, with the protein MRQPSFNLGIEEEYQIVDPQTRELRSYITQMIEDKTRTLMEIDIKPELHQSIVEVGTKVCQTPAEARAELVRLRRGVIELAGQHGLKIVAAGTHPFSNWLHQEITPFERYAGVRQDMQILAQQLLIFGTHVHVGIEDPEIMIDVMNVARYLMPHILCLSTSSPFWVGQNTGLMSYRSVIFRNFPRTGTAPRFNSYAEFQRFVDTLVKTNSIPDGTKIWWDLRPNYKYPTLEMRVCDVCTRVDEAICIAAIYQAICYKCWKLRRSNMTFRVYSSSLIEENKWRAVRYGLDGKLIDFGKQEELPARALVTEMIEWFIGDVVDELGSRNEVEYAYKIMSEGTSAHRQLETYRQTGDLKAVVDRLIRETEEGVL; encoded by the coding sequence ATGAGACAACCGAGTTTCAACCTTGGGATCGAAGAAGAATATCAAATCGTTGATCCGCAGACGCGCGAGCTGCGCAGCTACATCACGCAGATGATCGAGGACAAGACGCGCACGCTGATGGAGATTGACATCAAGCCGGAGCTGCACCAGTCCATCGTTGAGGTCGGCACCAAGGTGTGCCAGACGCCGGCCGAGGCGCGCGCAGAGCTAGTCCGCCTGCGGCGTGGCGTGATAGAGCTGGCCGGCCAGCATGGGCTAAAGATCGTGGCTGCGGGCACACATCCCTTCTCGAACTGGCTGCACCAGGAAATCACCCCCTTTGAGCGCTACGCCGGCGTCCGACAAGACATGCAGATCCTTGCCCAACAATTGCTCATCTTCGGCACGCATGTCCACGTCGGCATCGAAGACCCCGAGATCATGATTGACGTGATGAACGTGGCGCGCTACCTCATGCCGCATATCCTGTGCCTCTCCACCAGCTCGCCGTTCTGGGTCGGCCAGAACACGGGGTTGATGAGCTACCGCAGCGTGATCTTTCGTAACTTCCCGCGCACCGGCACGGCGCCGCGCTTTAACTCATACGCCGAGTTTCAGCGCTTCGTGGACACATTGGTCAAGACGAACAGCATCCCCGACGGCACCAAGATCTGGTGGGACCTGCGCCCGAACTACAAATACCCCACGCTGGAGATGCGCGTGTGCGACGTATGCACGCGCGTGGACGAGGCGATTTGCATCGCCGCGATCTATCAGGCGATCTGCTACAAGTGTTGGAAGCTGCGCCGCAGCAACATGACCTTTCGCGTGTATTCCTCGTCGCTGATCGAAGAGAACAAATGGCGCGCGGTGCGCTACGGCTTAGACGGCAAGCTGATTGACTTCGGCAAACAGGAGGAGCTGCCGGCCCGCGCCCTGGTGACCGAGATGATCGAGTGGTTCATCGGCGACGTCGTGGATGAGCTGGGCAGCCGCAACGAGGTCGAATACGCCTACAAGATCATGAGCGAAGGCACCAGCGCGCATCGCCAACTCGAAACGTATCGCCAGACCGGCGACCTGAAGGCGGTGGTTGATCGCCTGATCCGCGAGACGGAAGAGGGCGTCTTGTAA
- a CDS encoding glycosyl transferase, with protein MKLSIIMPVFNEADTIAEILQRVSNVRLDPVEKEIVLVDDCSRDDTPHILKAQTHIPNLKIITHEVNGGKGAAIQTALRHVSGDIVIIQDADLEYDPNDYAKLIAPILRGETKVVYGVRDLGTQKWYMALGNRLVTLATNLLYGSALRDMETCYKTMAREVVQGLQLECRRFDVEAEITAKILRRGYTIAEVPINYHARYEQKKLSPADGWPTLKALWKYRKWQG; from the coding sequence GTGAAGCTGTCTATCATCATGCCGGTCTTTAATGAGGCCGACACCATCGCAGAAATCTTACAGCGTGTGTCCAACGTCAGGCTCGATCCGGTGGAGAAAGAGATCGTGCTGGTAGATGATTGCTCGCGCGACGACACGCCGCACATCCTCAAAGCGCAGACGCACATCCCCAACCTGAAAATCATCACGCACGAGGTGAACGGCGGCAAGGGCGCCGCCATTCAGACTGCGCTGCGGCACGTCAGCGGCGACATCGTGATCATCCAGGATGCCGACCTCGAGTACGATCCCAACGATTACGCCAAGCTGATTGCGCCGATCCTGCGCGGGGAGACCAAGGTGGTCTACGGTGTGCGCGACCTGGGCACGCAGAAGTGGTACATGGCGCTGGGCAATCGCCTCGTCACGCTTGCCACCAATCTGCTCTACGGCTCGGCGCTGAGGGACATGGAGACGTGCTACAAGACGATGGCGCGCGAGGTGGTGCAGGGGCTACAACTGGAGTGTCGGCGTTTCGACGTAGAGGCTGAGATCACCGCCAAGATCCTGCGCCGCGGCTACACCATCGCCGAGGTGCCGATCAACTATCACGCGCGCTACGAGCAGAAGAAGCTCTCGCCGGCAGATGGCTGGCCCACGCTCAAGGCCCTCTGGAAGTACCGAAAGTGGCAGGGATGA